Proteins from a single region of Streptomyces sp. Tu 3180:
- a CDS encoding FCD domain-containing protein → MEETAPRRGTVTQRAIERITAMIREGLLEPGQRLPTERDLAARLGISRSSMREAIRALTVLGVLEARHGSGVYVTRLEAGDLLENFGVVADLSRGPRLVELLEVRRVLESTATALAAARITPDRLAEVARHLAAMDATDDPEEFLAHDLAFHREIARAAGNGTMAAILEGLSSRTFRARIRRGHQEGGAFDRTRREHAAIHRALAARDPEAARAAAAAHVGAVEEWLRTRLTA, encoded by the coding sequence GTGGAGGAGACGGCCCCGCGCAGGGGCACGGTGACGCAGCGCGCCATCGAGCGGATCACGGCGATGATCCGCGAGGGTCTGCTGGAGCCCGGCCAGCGGCTGCCCACGGAGCGGGACCTGGCCGCGCGCCTGGGCATCTCCCGCAGCTCGATGCGGGAGGCGATCCGCGCGCTCACGGTGCTGGGCGTGCTGGAGGCCCGGCACGGTTCGGGGGTCTACGTCACCCGGCTGGAGGCCGGGGACCTGCTGGAGAACTTCGGGGTCGTGGCCGATCTGTCGCGGGGGCCGCGTCTGGTGGAGCTGCTGGAGGTCCGCCGCGTCCTGGAGTCGACGGCGACCGCGCTGGCCGCCGCGCGGATCACGCCGGACCGGCTGGCCGAGGTCGCACGGCACCTGGCGGCGATGGACGCCACCGACGACCCGGAGGAGTTCCTCGCCCACGACCTGGCGTTCCACCGCGAGATCGCACGAGCCGCGGGCAACGGGACGATGGCCGCGATCCTGGAGGGCCTGTCCTCGCGCACCTTCCGGGCCCGGATCCGGCGCGGCCACCAGGAGGGGGGCGCCTTCGACCGCACCCGGCGCGAACACGCCGCGATCCACCGCGCCCTGGCCGCCCGCGACCCGGAGGCGGCGCGGGCGGCGGCGGCCGCGCACGTGGGCGCGGTGGAGGAGTGGCTGCGCACACGGCTGACGGCGTGA
- a CDS encoding L-fuconate dehydratase: MPPQPVRVTAVDTYDIRFPTSRELDGSDAMNPDPDYSAAYVVLRTDAADGHEGHGFAFTIGRGNDVQVAAIEALRGHLVGRSADELCADPSVLNRALTGDSQLRWLGPEKGVMHMAVGAVVNALWDLAAKRADKPLWRLLAEADPAWLVRQVDFRYLTDALTPEEALTLLRRGREGAEERTARLLERGYPAYTTSPGWLGYDDDRLTRLAARAVADGFRQIKLKVGADLADDIRRCRTARAAVGPDVRIAIDANQRWDVAEAIRWTGALAEFDPYWIEEPTSPDDVLGHAAVRRAVAPVKVATGEHVQNRIVFKQFLQAGALDVVQIDAARVGGVPENLAVLLLAAKYGVPVCPHAGGVGLCELVQHLSMFDYVALTGTTEDRVIEYVDHLHDHFLDPVVIREGHYTAPLAPGFSAAMRPESIARYTYPDGAFWAADADPQKEKEQAA; this comes from the coding sequence GTGCCCCCGCAGCCCGTCCGCGTCACCGCCGTCGACACGTACGACATCCGCTTCCCCACCTCGCGCGAACTCGACGGCTCCGACGCGATGAACCCCGACCCGGACTACTCGGCGGCCTACGTCGTCCTGCGCACCGACGCCGCCGACGGCCACGAGGGACACGGGTTCGCGTTCACCATCGGGCGGGGCAACGACGTCCAGGTCGCCGCGATCGAGGCGCTCCGCGGCCATCTGGTCGGACGGTCCGCCGACGAGCTGTGCGCCGACCCCTCCGTCCTGAACCGCGCCCTGACCGGCGACAGCCAGCTGCGCTGGCTCGGCCCGGAGAAGGGCGTGATGCACATGGCGGTCGGGGCGGTCGTCAACGCCCTGTGGGACCTGGCCGCCAAGCGCGCGGACAAGCCCCTGTGGCGGCTGCTCGCCGAGGCCGACCCGGCATGGCTCGTCCGCCAGGTCGACTTCCGCTACCTCACCGACGCCCTCACCCCCGAGGAGGCCCTGACCCTGCTGCGCCGCGGCCGGGAGGGCGCCGAGGAGCGCACGGCCCGGCTGCTGGAGCGCGGCTACCCCGCGTACACCACCTCGCCCGGCTGGCTCGGCTACGACGACGACAGGCTGACCCGGCTCGCCGCGCGGGCGGTCGCCGACGGCTTCCGGCAGATCAAGCTCAAGGTCGGAGCCGACCTGGCGGACGACATCCGGCGCTGCCGGACCGCCCGCGCGGCCGTCGGGCCGGACGTGCGCATCGCGATCGACGCCAACCAGCGCTGGGACGTGGCCGAGGCGATCCGCTGGACCGGGGCGCTCGCCGAGTTCGACCCGTACTGGATCGAGGAACCCACCAGCCCCGACGACGTCCTCGGGCACGCGGCCGTCCGCCGGGCCGTCGCCCCGGTGAAGGTGGCCACCGGCGAACACGTGCAGAACCGGATCGTCTTCAAGCAGTTCCTCCAGGCCGGCGCCCTCGACGTCGTCCAGATCGACGCGGCCCGCGTCGGCGGGGTCCCCGAGAACCTGGCCGTGCTGCTGCTCGCCGCCAAGTACGGCGTACCGGTGTGCCCGCACGCCGGCGGGGTCGGTCTGTGCGAACTCGTCCAGCACCTGTCGATGTTCGACTACGTGGCCCTGACCGGCACCACCGAGGACCGCGTCATCGAGTACGTGGACCACCTGCACGACCACTTCCTCGACCCCGTGGTGATCCGCGAGGGCCACTACACGGCCCCGCTCGCACCGGGCTTCTCGGCCGCCATGCGGCCGGAGTCCATCGCCCGGTACACCTACCCCGACGGCGCCTTCTGGGCCGCCGACGCGGACCCGCAGAAGGAGAAGGAGCAGGCGGCATGA
- a CDS encoding SDR family oxidoreductase yields the protein MSDFEGLTALVTGGASGIGRAAADLLAERGARVAVLDLDPSPVGEPLTGYRADVTDDTSLRAAVAAAVDGFGGHGVLDVLVNNAGIGAQGTVETNSDDEWHRVFDVNVLGMVRTARACLPHLRASAHAAIVNTCSVAATAGLPRRALYSATKGAVHSLTLAMAADHVHEGIRVNCVNPGTVDTPWVGRLLDAADDPAAERAALEARQPTGRLVSAAEVAGAIAYLASPLSGATTGTALAVDGGMQGLRPRPAVR from the coding sequence ATGAGCGACTTCGAAGGACTGACGGCCCTGGTCACCGGCGGAGCCTCCGGCATCGGCCGGGCCGCCGCGGACCTCCTGGCGGAGCGCGGCGCCCGGGTGGCCGTCCTCGACCTGGACCCGTCACCGGTCGGCGAGCCCCTGACCGGCTACCGCGCCGACGTCACCGACGACACCTCGCTGCGCGCGGCGGTGGCCGCCGCCGTGGACGGCTTCGGCGGCCACGGCGTCCTCGACGTACTGGTCAACAACGCCGGCATCGGCGCGCAGGGCACCGTGGAGACCAACTCCGACGACGAATGGCACCGCGTCTTCGACGTCAACGTCCTCGGCATGGTCCGCACCGCCCGCGCCTGCCTGCCGCACCTGCGCGCCTCCGCGCACGCGGCGATCGTCAACACCTGCTCCGTCGCCGCCACCGCGGGCCTGCCGCGGCGCGCCCTCTACAGCGCCACCAAGGGCGCCGTGCACTCCCTCACCCTCGCCATGGCCGCCGACCACGTCCACGAGGGCATCCGCGTCAACTGCGTCAACCCGGGCACGGTCGACACCCCCTGGGTCGGCCGGCTGCTCGACGCGGCCGACGACCCGGCCGCCGAACGCGCCGCCCTCGAGGCCCGCCAGCCCACCGGCCGCCTGGTCTCGGCCGCCGAGGTCGCCGGCGCCATCGCCTACCTCGCGAGCCCCCTGTCCGGCGCCACCACCGGCACCGCCCTCGCGGTCGACGGCGGCATGCAGGGCCTGCGGCCGCGCCCGGCGGTCCGGTGA
- a CDS encoding aldo/keto reductase, translating into MNRHRLGRSGVEVTGLAFGASGIGNLYTEVGEEAARQAVRAAWQRGIRYFDTAPHYGLGLAERRLGAALRAYPRGQYIVSTKVGRRLEPADTGGDDLAHGFAVPATHRRVWDFSADGVRRTLEASLERLGLDRVDVVYLHDPDDHAEQAFREGYPALERLRAEGVVGAIGAGMNQTAMLTRFVRDTDVDVVLCAGRHTLLDQSALTDLLPAAREHGTSVVLGGAFNSGLLANPRPDATYDYAPAPAGLLERALRIEEAAERHGTTLRAAALAFCAAHPAVASVLVGARSAAEVHDCADQFAAPVPAALWQELRDTGLLPSGAPVPAGEEPS; encoded by the coding sequence GTGAACCGCCACCGGCTCGGCCGCAGCGGCGTCGAGGTCACCGGCCTGGCCTTCGGCGCCTCGGGCATCGGCAACCTGTACACCGAGGTCGGCGAGGAGGCGGCGCGGCAGGCGGTGCGGGCCGCCTGGCAGCGCGGCATCCGCTACTTCGACACCGCCCCGCACTACGGCCTCGGCCTGGCCGAACGCCGCCTCGGCGCGGCGCTGCGCGCGTACCCGCGCGGGCAGTACATCGTGTCCACCAAGGTGGGCCGCCGCCTCGAACCCGCCGACACGGGCGGCGACGACCTCGCCCACGGCTTCGCCGTGCCCGCCACCCACCGCCGGGTCTGGGACTTCAGCGCCGACGGCGTGCGCCGCACCCTGGAGGCGAGCCTGGAACGCCTCGGCCTGGACCGCGTCGACGTCGTCTACCTCCACGACCCCGACGACCACGCCGAACAGGCCTTCCGCGAGGGCTACCCGGCCCTGGAGCGGCTCCGGGCCGAGGGCGTGGTGGGCGCGATCGGCGCCGGCATGAACCAGACCGCGATGCTCACCCGCTTCGTCCGCGACACGGACGTCGACGTCGTCCTGTGCGCCGGCCGCCACACCCTGCTCGACCAGAGCGCCCTGACCGACCTGCTCCCCGCCGCCCGGGAACACGGCACGTCGGTGGTCCTCGGCGGCGCCTTCAACTCCGGCCTCCTCGCGAACCCCCGGCCGGACGCCACGTACGACTACGCGCCCGCGCCGGCCGGGCTGCTGGAGCGCGCCCTGCGCATCGAGGAGGCGGCCGAACGCCACGGCACCACCCTGCGCGCCGCCGCCCTGGCCTTCTGCGCCGCCCACCCGGCGGTCGCGAGCGTGCTGGTCGGCGCCCGCTCGGCGGCCGAGGTCCACGACTGCGCGGACCAGTTCGCCGCCCCGGTGCCCGCCGCCCTCTGGCAGGAGCTGCGCGACACCGGTCTGCTGCCGTCCGGCGCCCCCGTCCCCGCCGGGGAGGAGCCGTCGTGA
- a CDS encoding amidohydrolase family protein: protein MTVDAHHHLWDLSVRDQDWITGPGLLPLRRNFTMADLAPEVRAAGVERTVLVQTVTVPEETPELLALADAHEPVAGVVGWTDLTRPGVADELARLRELPGGRYLKGIRHQVQGEPDPEWLLRPDVRRGLDAVAGAGLVYDLVVLPHQLPACVRAAAALPRLTFVLDHAGKPPVASGTLEPWASGVRALAALPNTVCKLSGLVTEAAPASWSVDGLRPYADVVLDAFGPGRLMFGSDWPVCTLAAAYGDVLSTARALARDLDATGRRQLFETTATRVYGL, encoded by the coding sequence GTGACCGTCGACGCGCACCACCACCTCTGGGACCTGTCCGTCCGCGACCAGGACTGGATCACCGGGCCCGGACTCCTGCCCCTGCGACGGAACTTCACCATGGCCGACCTCGCACCCGAGGTGAGGGCGGCCGGTGTCGAGCGCACCGTCCTCGTCCAGACGGTCACCGTCCCGGAGGAGACCCCCGAGCTCCTGGCCCTCGCCGACGCGCACGAGCCGGTCGCCGGCGTCGTCGGCTGGACCGACCTCACCCGCCCCGGCGTCGCCGACGAACTGGCCCGGCTGCGGGAACTGCCCGGCGGACGCTACCTGAAGGGCATCCGCCACCAGGTGCAGGGCGAGCCCGACCCCGAGTGGCTGCTGCGGCCGGACGTACGGCGCGGACTGGACGCCGTGGCCGGCGCGGGGCTCGTGTACGACCTGGTGGTCCTGCCGCACCAGCTCCCGGCGTGCGTCCGGGCGGCCGCGGCACTGCCGCGGCTCACCTTCGTCCTCGACCACGCGGGCAAGCCCCCCGTCGCCTCGGGCACGCTCGAACCCTGGGCGTCCGGCGTCCGCGCGCTGGCCGCCCTGCCCAACACGGTGTGCAAGCTCTCCGGCCTGGTCACCGAGGCCGCCCCGGCCTCCTGGAGCGTCGACGGCCTGCGCCCGTACGCCGACGTCGTGCTGGACGCCTTCGGGCCCGGCCGGCTGATGTTCGGCTCGGACTGGCCGGTGTGCACCCTGGCGGCGGCGTACGGCGACGTCCTGTCCACCGCGCGGGCGCTGGCCCGGGACCTCGACGCCACCGGACGCCGGCAGCTCTTCGAGACCACCGCCACCCGCGTCTACGGCCTCTGA
- a CDS encoding lipase maturation factor family protein, translated as MEWFTASDYWLTRLVFQRALAGLYLVAFLTAALQFRALIGERGMLPVPRFTARVPARRSPSLFHLHYSDRFFALCAWSGCAVSAALLAGLDSLLPLWGGMLLWLVPWVLYLSIVNVGQTWYSFGWESLLLEVGFLAVFLGNDEVGPPVVVLFLLRWILFRVEFGAGLIKLRGDECWRKLTCLDHHHETQPMPGPLSWFFHHLPKPLHRVEVAANHVTQLVVPFLLFAPQPVATAAAALMTVTQLWLVLSGNFAWLNWITIVLALSAVAFPADPPDVPGAPLWYVVVVLAVSALLLGLSYRPVRNMLSRRQVMNRSFDPLHLVNTYGAFGSVSRVRYEVVIEGTADETAREDGDWREYEFRGKPGDPRRWPRQFAPYHLRLDWLMWFAALSPAYAGPWFGALVERLLENDRDTLRLLRRSPFPPDAPPRYVRARLFRYRYTTWRELRETGACWERTYVREFLPPTRLAGAAQRP; from the coding sequence GTGGAGTGGTTCACCGCATCCGACTACTGGCTGACCCGGCTGGTCTTCCAGCGGGCGCTGGCCGGTCTGTACCTGGTCGCGTTCCTGACGGCGGCGCTGCAGTTCCGTGCGCTGATCGGGGAGCGCGGCATGCTGCCGGTGCCGCGTTTCACGGCGCGGGTGCCGGCGCGCCGGTCGCCGAGCCTGTTCCACCTGCACTACTCGGACCGGTTCTTCGCGCTGTGCGCGTGGTCCGGCTGTGCGGTGTCGGCGGCGCTGCTCGCGGGACTGGACTCGCTGCTTCCGCTGTGGGGCGGGATGCTGCTGTGGCTGGTGCCGTGGGTGCTGTACCTGTCGATCGTCAACGTCGGGCAGACCTGGTACTCGTTCGGCTGGGAGTCGCTGCTGCTGGAGGTCGGCTTCCTCGCCGTCTTCCTCGGCAACGACGAGGTGGGCCCGCCGGTCGTCGTGCTGTTCCTGCTGCGGTGGATCCTGTTCCGCGTGGAGTTCGGCGCGGGACTGATCAAGCTGCGCGGCGACGAGTGCTGGCGGAAGCTGACCTGTCTGGACCACCACCACGAGACGCAGCCGATGCCGGGGCCGCTGAGCTGGTTCTTCCACCACCTGCCGAAGCCGCTGCACCGGGTGGAGGTGGCGGCGAACCACGTCACCCAGCTCGTCGTGCCGTTCCTGCTGTTCGCCCCGCAGCCGGTCGCCACGGCCGCCGCCGCGCTGATGACCGTCACCCAGCTGTGGCTGGTGCTGTCGGGCAACTTCGCCTGGCTGAACTGGATCACGATCGTGCTGGCCCTGTCGGCGGTCGCGTTCCCGGCCGATCCGCCGGACGTGCCCGGCGCGCCGCTGTGGTACGTGGTGGTCGTCCTCGCGGTGTCCGCGCTGCTGCTCGGCCTCAGCTACCGCCCGGTGCGCAACATGCTCTCCCGCCGCCAGGTGATGAACCGCTCCTTCGACCCGCTGCACCTGGTCAACACCTACGGGGCGTTCGGCAGCGTCAGCCGGGTCCGGTACGAGGTGGTGATCGAGGGCACGGCGGACGAGACGGCCCGGGAGGACGGCGACTGGCGGGAGTACGAGTTCAGGGGCAAGCCGGGGGACCCGCGGCGCTGGCCGCGCCAGTTCGCCCCGTACCACCTGCGGCTCGACTGGCTGATGTGGTTCGCCGCGCTGTCGCCGGCGTACGCCGGGCCGTGGTTCGGCGCGCTGGTGGAGCGCCTGCTGGAGAACGACCGCGACACGCTGAGGCTGCTGCGCCGCTCCCCGTTCCCGCCGGACGCGCCGCCCCGGTACGTGCGCGCCCGCCTGTTCCGCTACCGCTACACGACCTGGCGGGAGCTGCGGGAGACGGGCGCCTGCTGGGAGCGGACGTACGTGCGGGAGTTCCTGCCGCCGACCCGGCTGGCCGGGGCGGCTCAGAGGCCGTAG
- a CDS encoding SpoIIE family protein phosphatase, whose product MADRGASALSLPDDWPDHPDPILALNRMGSFDWDLDTGAMQMDAQAHEIFDVRPDEYDDRPETLGKRVPPGEARRLDTAVSQALKDGSENYGAYFRVRCRDGSLRWTHTQGYIRRDETGRPRRIIGIVRDATQELSDSEARREQTVREDARRRQTNVVQLTTAALAHARTVRDVIDALKDTHGLTHLGATSLVMGLVEAGRIRLIAEGPEGSFVPGTEITRIDEPYPMSEAVRTLSPRFIESPEEFAEHYPQLWQGILGLNITSAAYLPLIVQARPIGGMGLLYSDRRGFSAEERNILVALGSSIAQSLQRAMFYEQEMDLAQGLQQAMLPRTIPSVPGADVAVRYRAAAIGGPVGRDIGGDWYDLIPLPGGRVGAVIGDVQGHDTHAAAVMGQLRIVLRAYAAEGHPPATVMARASVFLHELDTDRSATCLYAEADLSTGVLQMVRAGHIEPLVRRTDGSCRRVHVPGGLPLGLSAEFGQLDYPVGTMELDPGDTLLLCTDGLVEQPGADLDDGMEALSTLIAGGPGDVRELADRLIDVAEERGGDDDVALLLLRRRALDSSRPGGRLQQHVAPGDPEALSQARRMIRTAVGAWGAGDRVDEVELVADEMITNALMHTEGAAVVTLRALTGSERLLRVEVEDSSSALPRRREAGESGVSGRGLLLVEMLADVWGVEARGGGKCVWCEFVVKEPGPV is encoded by the coding sequence ATGGCTGATCGGGGAGCGAGCGCCCTGTCACTCCCGGACGACTGGCCGGACCACCCGGATCCGATCCTGGCGCTCAACCGCATGGGGAGCTTCGACTGGGACCTGGACACCGGGGCGATGCAGATGGACGCCCAGGCGCACGAGATCTTCGACGTGCGCCCCGACGAGTACGACGACCGCCCCGAGACCCTGGGCAAGCGGGTCCCGCCCGGCGAGGCCCGGCGCCTGGACACCGCCGTGTCGCAGGCGCTGAAGGACGGCAGCGAGAACTACGGCGCCTACTTCCGCGTCCGGTGCCGTGACGGCTCCCTGCGCTGGACCCACACCCAGGGCTACATCCGCCGTGACGAGACCGGACGGCCCCGCCGCATCATCGGCATCGTCCGGGACGCCACCCAGGAGCTCAGCGACAGCGAGGCCAGACGCGAGCAGACGGTCCGGGAGGACGCCCGCCGCCGGCAGACCAACGTCGTCCAGCTCACCACCGCCGCCCTCGCCCACGCCCGCACCGTGCGGGACGTCATCGACGCCCTCAAGGACACCCACGGACTCACCCACCTGGGCGCCACCAGTCTCGTCATGGGACTGGTCGAGGCCGGCCGGATCCGGCTCATCGCGGAGGGCCCCGAAGGCAGCTTCGTGCCGGGCACCGAGATCACCCGGATCGACGAGCCGTACCCGATGAGCGAGGCGGTGCGCACCCTCAGCCCGCGCTTCATCGAGTCCCCGGAGGAGTTCGCCGAGCACTACCCGCAGCTGTGGCAGGGCATCCTCGGGCTGAACATCACCTCCGCGGCCTACCTGCCGCTCATCGTCCAGGCCCGCCCCATCGGCGGCATGGGCCTGCTCTACAGCGACCGCCGCGGCTTCTCCGCCGAGGAGCGCAACATCCTGGTCGCCCTGGGCAGCAGCATCGCCCAGAGCCTGCAGCGCGCGATGTTCTACGAGCAGGAGATGGACCTCGCCCAGGGCCTGCAGCAGGCCATGCTGCCGCGCACCATCCCCAGCGTGCCCGGTGCCGACGTCGCCGTGCGCTACCGGGCCGCCGCCATCGGCGGTCCCGTCGGCCGGGACATCGGCGGCGACTGGTACGACCTGATCCCGCTGCCCGGCGGCCGGGTCGGCGCCGTCATCGGCGACGTCCAGGGCCACGACACCCACGCCGCCGCCGTGATGGGACAGCTGCGCATCGTGCTGCGCGCCTACGCCGCCGAGGGCCACCCGCCGGCCACCGTGATGGCCCGCGCCTCCGTCTTCCTGCACGAGCTCGACACCGACCGCTCCGCGACCTGCCTCTACGCCGAGGCCGACCTGTCCACCGGCGTGCTCCAGATGGTCCGGGCCGGCCACATCGAGCCGCTGGTGCGGCGCACCGACGGCTCCTGCCGCCGCGTCCACGTCCCCGGCGGGCTGCCGCTCGGCCTGTCCGCCGAGTTCGGACAACTCGACTACCCGGTCGGCACCATGGAGCTCGACCCCGGCGACACCCTGCTGCTGTGCACCGACGGGCTGGTCGAGCAGCCCGGCGCCGACCTCGACGACGGCATGGAGGCCCTCTCCACGCTCATCGCCGGCGGTCCCGGCGACGTGCGCGAGCTCGCCGACCGGCTCATCGACGTGGCCGAGGAACGCGGCGGCGACGACGACGTGGCCCTGCTCCTGCTGCGCCGCCGCGCCCTGGACAGCTCGCGCCCCGGCGGCCGGCTCCAGCAGCACGTGGCACCCGGCGATCCCGAGGCCCTCTCCCAGGCCCGGCGCATGATCCGGACGGCGGTCGGCGCCTGGGGCGCGGGGGACCGCGTCGACGAGGTCGAACTGGTCGCCGACGAGATGATCACCAACGCCCTGATGCACACCGAGGGCGCCGCGGTCGTCACCCTCAGGGCCCTCACCGGCAGCGAGCGGCTGCTGCGCGTGGAGGTCGAGGACTCCTCCAGCGCCCTGCCGCGCCGCCGCGAGGCGGGGGAGTCGGGCGTCTCCGGCCGCGGCCTGCTCCTGGTCGAGATGCTCGCGGACGTCTGGGGGGTGGAGGCGCGCGGCGGCGGCAAGTGCGTGTGGTGCGAGTTCGTCGTCAAGGAGCCGGGCCCGGTCTGA
- a CDS encoding zf-HC2 domain-containing protein produces MRSLERHRDVGAYALGVLDEAEAFRFEDHLMECPSCAAQVTEFGPTTRQLMLYRRSTPQLVHPLAEPGRRMLDRLLSQVAARNRTGRRRMLLALAASVVCAVSASAIAMVTDDGGGAAVSIAATDERSGVWAQVTSRDETWGSQVELKVRDGAGPRVCRLVVVGRDGSEETATSWSVPRHDARPNTMLGGSALHSEEIARYEVRTADGEHLVTLRPR; encoded by the coding sequence ATGAGGTCCCTGGAGAGGCATCGCGACGTCGGCGCCTACGCGCTCGGCGTGCTGGACGAGGCGGAGGCGTTCCGCTTCGAGGACCACCTCATGGAGTGCCCCAGCTGCGCTGCCCAGGTGACCGAGTTCGGCCCGACCACACGGCAGTTGATGCTGTACCGGCGCTCCACGCCGCAGCTGGTGCACCCACTGGCCGAACCGGGCCGGAGGATGCTGGACCGGCTGCTGTCCCAGGTGGCGGCCCGGAACCGGACGGGGCGCCGCAGGATGCTGCTCGCGCTGGCCGCCTCGGTGGTGTGCGCGGTGTCCGCGTCGGCGATCGCGATGGTGACGGACGACGGCGGCGGGGCCGCCGTGAGCATCGCGGCGACCGACGAGCGGTCCGGGGTGTGGGCGCAGGTCACGTCGCGGGACGAGACCTGGGGCAGCCAGGTGGAGCTGAAGGTCAGGGACGGGGCGGGCCCCCGCGTCTGCCGTCTGGTGGTGGTCGGCCGTGACGGCTCCGAGGAGACCGCGACCAGCTGGAGCGTGCCCCGGCACGACGCCCGGCCCAACACGATGCTGGGCGGGTCCGCCCTGCACTCCGAGGAGATCGCCCGCTACGAGGTCCGCACGGCGGACGGCGAGCACCTGGTGACCCTGCGGCCCCGGTGA
- a CDS encoding sigma-70 family RNA polymerase sigma factor encodes MTAGTTLMNGTTAEHELAALQREHGRPLFALLLRLCDGDRQRAEDLVQETLVRAWQHPEALRAENFDSVRPWLLTVARRLAIDARRARQARPAEVGDAVLENARVISDHAERAAAALDVREAVKTLTPEHREVLVLVYFHGASVAEAATALGIPPGTVKSRAYYALRALRRVLPGYAADLR; translated from the coding sequence AGCTCGCCGCACTGCAGCGCGAGCACGGCCGGCCCCTCTTCGCGCTGCTGCTCCGGCTCTGCGACGGGGACCGGCAGCGCGCGGAGGACCTGGTCCAGGAGACGCTGGTGCGCGCCTGGCAGCATCCCGAGGCCCTGCGCGCCGAGAACTTCGACTCCGTACGGCCCTGGCTGCTCACGGTGGCGCGGCGGCTCGCGATCGACGCGCGGCGGGCCCGGCAGGCGCGGCCCGCCGAGGTCGGGGACGCCGTGCTGGAGAACGCGCGGGTGATCTCCGATCATGCCGAGCGGGCCGCGGCCGCGCTCGACGTCCGCGAGGCTGTGAAGACACTCACTCCGGAACACCGTGAAGTACTGGTGCTCGTGTATTTCCACGGGGCGAGTGTGGCGGAAGCGGCGACGGCCCTCGGGATCCCGCCCGGTACCGTGAAGTCCCGCGCGTACTACGCGCTGCGTGCCCTGCGCCGGGTGCTTCCGGGATACGCCGCCGACCTGCGGTGA